The following are encoded together in the Robertmurraya sp. FSL R5-0851 genome:
- a CDS encoding PolC-type DNA polymerase III, which translates to MNGSSGKERFQLLLQQLQLTDDRIMPYFQDAIIDKVLIEKSKKQWSFYFSFEKILPINVYQTFTNKLQTTFSHIASISYNIQVRDQQVTEDLILEYWNSCIQQIDGISPPLIKLLNEQKPKVQGSKITIFVGNELEGLAIKRKYASFISDAYGFFGFPQVVIDTEINTEASTEQYEQFIEAKMREDKERGMQAAIEMDKQEAEKEAAGGTGEYTGPLTIGLTIKDDSDFRKIEEIVDEERRVVVEGYIFAAETRELRSGRTLLTFKVTDYTSSIMVKMFSRDKEDAANFQNVKKGMWVKVRGSIQNDTFVRDLVMIGNDINEIKPIERQDTSSEKRVELHLHTPMSQMDAVSPVSALVSQAKKWGHKAIAITDHAVGQSFPEAFGAGKKNDIKILYGVEVNLVNDGVPIAYNEAERLLAEETYVVFDVETTGLSAVYNTIIELAAVKIKNGEIIDRFESFANPHHPLSATIMNLTGITDDMLKEAPEVEEVLGKFKEWTGDDILVAHNASFDMGFLNVGYKKYGLGRAENPVIDTLELARFLYPDMKNHRLNTLAKKFNIELTQHHRAIYDTEATGYLLLTMLKDVMEKGIQYHNQLNDNMGQGNAYQRARPYHCTLLAQNDVGLKNLFKLISISHLNYFYRVPRIPRSVLQKHREGILIGSGCDKGEVFEGMMQKAPEEVEEPARFYDYIEVHPKAVYAHLLELELVNDEKSLEDIIANIVKLGEKLEIPVVATGNVHYLNPNDKIYRKILVNSQGGANPLNRHNLPDVHFRTTNEMLDAFSFLGKEKAREIVITNTNKIADMIDTIKPIKDDLYTPKIKGADEEMRQMSYDMARRIYGDELPEIVEARLEKELKSIIGHGFAVIYLISHKLVKKSLDDGYLVGSRGSVGSSLVATMTEITEVNPLPPHYVCPTCKHSEFFNDGSVGSGFDLPDKDCPNCGSKYKKDGHDIPFETFLGFKGDKVPDIDLNFSGEYQPRAHNYTKVLFGEDYVYRAGTIGTVADKTAFGYVKAYQQDNNLQIRGAEVERLAMGCTGVKRTTGQHPGGIIVVPDYMDIYDFSPIQFPADDKTSEWKTTHFDFHSIHDNLLKLDILGHDDPTVIRMLQDLSGIDPKTIPTDDPEVMKIFSGTEALGVTEEQIMCKTGTLGIPEFGTRFVRQMLEDTKPTTFSELVQISGLSHGTDVWLGNAQELIHNSICNLSEVIGCRDDIMVYLIYQGLEPSFAFKIMESVRKGKGLSDEMEEEMRKNEVPEWYIDSCKKIKYMFPKAHAAAYVLMAVRIAYFKVHHPILYYAAYFTVRAEDFDIDAMVKGSSAIRAVIEEINSKGLDASTKEKNTLTVLELALEMNERGFSFAKVDLYRSSATEFIIEGNKLIPPFNAIPGLGTNAALNIVKAREDGEFLSKEDLQQRGKVSKTIIEYLDNHGCLESLPDQNQLSLF; encoded by the coding sequence ATGAACGGATCATCTGGTAAGGAACGATTCCAACTATTGCTCCAGCAGCTACAACTAACGGATGACAGGATCATGCCGTATTTTCAAGATGCTATAATTGACAAAGTATTAATTGAAAAATCTAAAAAACAATGGAGTTTTTATTTTTCTTTTGAGAAGATTTTACCTATTAACGTCTATCAAACGTTTACAAATAAATTACAAACAACCTTCTCACATATTGCCTCAATTTCTTACAACATACAGGTAAGGGATCAGCAGGTGACTGAGGATTTAATACTTGAATATTGGAACAGTTGCATCCAGCAAATTGATGGTATTTCACCTCCATTAATTAAGCTACTAAATGAACAAAAGCCAAAAGTCCAAGGCTCAAAAATCACCATCTTTGTTGGCAATGAACTCGAAGGCTTAGCCATAAAAAGGAAATATGCAAGCTTTATTTCCGATGCCTACGGCTTTTTCGGATTTCCCCAAGTGGTGATTGATACTGAGATCAACACTGAAGCCTCTACGGAACAATATGAGCAATTTATTGAGGCGAAAATGAGGGAAGACAAAGAAAGAGGTATGCAGGCAGCGATCGAGATGGACAAGCAGGAAGCAGAGAAAGAGGCTGCCGGAGGTACGGGTGAATACACCGGTCCATTAACCATTGGATTAACGATTAAAGATGATTCTGATTTTAGAAAAATCGAAGAAATTGTTGATGAAGAACGCAGAGTCGTTGTCGAAGGGTATATTTTTGCTGCTGAAACAAGAGAGCTTCGGAGTGGGAGAACTCTATTAACCTTTAAAGTTACTGATTATACAAGCTCGATCATGGTGAAAATGTTCTCTCGTGATAAAGAGGATGCCGCTAATTTCCAAAACGTGAAAAAGGGCATGTGGGTGAAAGTAAGAGGAAGTATCCAAAACGATACATTCGTACGTGATCTAGTTATGATTGGAAACGATATTAATGAAATTAAGCCAATTGAACGACAGGACACTTCTTCTGAAAAGCGTGTAGAGCTTCATCTCCACACACCAATGAGCCAAATGGATGCTGTGTCACCAGTTAGTGCATTAGTGTCTCAAGCAAAAAAATGGGGACATAAAGCAATTGCCATTACAGACCATGCGGTAGGGCAATCCTTTCCGGAAGCATTTGGAGCCGGGAAAAAGAACGATATTAAAATTCTTTACGGGGTGGAAGTGAATCTCGTAAATGATGGTGTACCGATTGCTTATAACGAAGCGGAGAGACTGTTAGCAGAAGAGACGTATGTCGTATTTGACGTTGAGACAACGGGTTTATCAGCCGTTTATAATACCATTATCGAACTTGCTGCGGTGAAGATTAAAAATGGAGAAATCATTGACCGATTTGAATCGTTCGCTAACCCGCATCATCCATTATCTGCAACAATAATGAATTTAACGGGAATTACCGATGATATGCTAAAGGAAGCTCCAGAGGTAGAAGAGGTTCTTGGGAAATTTAAAGAGTGGACAGGCGATGACATACTTGTTGCTCACAACGCATCTTTCGATATGGGATTTTTGAATGTTGGTTACAAGAAGTACGGTCTCGGACGAGCTGAGAACCCAGTCATCGATACGTTAGAGCTTGCACGTTTCTTATACCCTGACATGAAGAATCACCGTTTGAATACGTTAGCAAAGAAATTTAATATCGAATTAACACAGCATCACCGTGCGATATACGACACAGAAGCTACTGGTTATCTGCTCTTAACGATGCTTAAGGATGTAATGGAAAAAGGAATTCAGTATCATAATCAACTGAATGACAATATGGGTCAAGGTAATGCCTATCAACGGGCAAGACCATATCACTGTACGCTTTTAGCACAAAATGATGTGGGGTTAAAGAACTTATTTAAGCTCATTTCTATTTCTCATCTAAATTATTTTTATCGAGTTCCGAGGATCCCGCGCTCTGTATTACAGAAGCATCGTGAAGGAATTTTGATTGGTTCTGGCTGTGACAAGGGTGAAGTATTCGAGGGTATGATGCAAAAGGCTCCAGAAGAAGTAGAAGAGCCAGCACGTTTCTACGATTACATCGAGGTACATCCAAAAGCGGTATATGCTCATTTATTAGAGTTAGAGCTAGTTAATGATGAAAAATCATTAGAGGATATTATAGCAAATATTGTGAAACTTGGTGAAAAGCTAGAGATTCCTGTTGTCGCAACTGGAAATGTACATTACCTTAACCCGAATGATAAAATTTATCGAAAAATCTTAGTAAACTCTCAAGGTGGAGCAAATCCGCTTAATCGACATAATCTACCTGATGTTCATTTCCGTACAACTAATGAGATGCTAGATGCATTTTCGTTTTTAGGAAAAGAAAAAGCACGTGAGATAGTTATTACGAATACAAATAAAATTGCTGATATGATAGATACGATTAAGCCGATTAAAGACGACTTGTATACACCGAAAATTAAGGGTGCAGACGAAGAAATGCGTCAAATGAGTTACGATATGGCAAGAAGAATTTATGGTGATGAACTTCCAGAAATAGTGGAGGCAAGACTGGAGAAAGAACTGAAGAGTATTATTGGTCACGGGTTTGCTGTTATCTATTTGATTTCGCATAAGCTCGTGAAAAAATCACTTGATGATGGGTACCTAGTAGGTTCGCGTGGATCGGTTGGTTCTTCTCTTGTTGCTACGATGACAGAGATAACGGAAGTGAATCCATTACCACCACATTATGTTTGTCCAACATGCAAGCATTCGGAGTTCTTCAATGACGGTTCAGTTGGTTCTGGTTTTGACTTGCCGGATAAGGACTGTCCAAATTGCGGAAGCAAATACAAAAAAGATGGACACGATATTCCGTTTGAGACCTTCTTAGGTTTCAAAGGTGATAAAGTTCCCGATATCGATTTGAACTTCTCCGGAGAGTATCAACCACGTGCGCATAACTATACGAAGGTGCTGTTCGGTGAAGATTATGTATATCGTGCCGGGACAATCGGTACGGTTGCTGATAAAACTGCTTTCGGATACGTGAAGGCTTACCAGCAAGATAATAATTTGCAAATACGTGGGGCTGAGGTGGAAAGATTAGCCATGGGTTGTACGGGTGTAAAAAGAACAACGGGTCAGCATCCAGGGGGTATTATCGTTGTACCAGATTATATGGACATATACGATTTTAGCCCAATCCAATTCCCTGCAGATGATAAAACGTCTGAATGGAAAACCACCCACTTTGACTTCCACTCGATTCACGATAACTTATTAAAACTCGATATTCTAGGGCACGATGATCCGACCGTAATTCGTATGCTTCAGGACTTGAGTGGAATTGATCCAAAGACCATTCCAACCGATGATCCTGAAGTAATGAAAATATTCAGTGGAACGGAAGCGCTAGGAGTAACGGAAGAACAAATCATGTGTAAAACTGGAACGCTTGGTATTCCCGAGTTCGGAACACGTTTCGTAAGACAAATGCTCGAAGATACAAAGCCGACTACTTTCTCAGAGTTGGTCCAGATTTCGGGACTTTCTCACGGAACGGATGTATGGTTAGGAAATGCGCAAGAGCTAATCCACAACAGTATCTGTAACCTGAGTGAAGTTATCGGCTGTCGTGACGACATCATGGTTTATCTAATCTATCAAGGATTAGAGCCATCATTTGCTTTTAAGATTATGGAGTCCGTTCGTAAAGGAAAAGGCTTAAGTGATGAGATGGAAGAAGAGATGCGAAAGAACGAAGTGCCGGAATGGTATATTGATTCTTGTAAAAAGATCAAATACATGTTCCCGAAGGCCCACGCAGCAGCTTACGTTCTAATGGCCGTAAGGATTGCTTACTTCAAAGTGCACCATCCAATCCTTTATTACGCAGCCTATTTTACTGTTAGAGCTGAGGATTTTGATATTGATGCGATGGTAAAAGGTTCTTCAGCGATCCGAGCAGTAATTGAAGAAATTAATTCAAAAGGATTAGATGCGTCAACCAAGGAAAAAAACACCTTAACCGTCCTTGAATTGGCATTAGAGATGAATGAACGAGGCTTCTCTTTTGCAAAGGTAGATTTGTACCGTTCGAGTGCCACGGAATTCATTATTGAAGGAAATAAGCTAATTCCTCCATTTAATGCCATTCCTGGTCTAGGTACGAATGCGGCACTTAACATCGTAAAGGCTCGTGAAGATGGAGAATTCTTATCTAAAGAAGATCTTCAGCAAAGAGGAAAGGTTTCAAAGACAATTATTGAGTATCTCGATAACCACGGATGTCTGGAATCCTTACCTGATCAAAACCAACTTTCATTGTTTTAG
- the rimP gene encoding ribosome maturation factor RimP encodes MSKVIEVVEQIVEPIVNDLNLELVDIEYVKEGKSWFLRVFIDKEQGIDIEECGMVSEKLSEKLDELDPIPYNYFLEVSSPGAERPLKKQKDYEKAVGKNVHIKTYEPIDGEKVFEGVLTNFTGDTVTVEVKIKTRKKTIEIPFEKVASARLAVTFS; translated from the coding sequence ATGAGCAAGGTAATTGAAGTAGTTGAACAAATCGTAGAACCAATTGTTAATGACCTCAACCTTGAATTAGTTGATATTGAATATGTGAAGGAAGGAAAAAGCTGGTTTCTTCGCGTGTTTATAGATAAAGAGCAAGGCATTGACATTGAAGAGTGTGGAATGGTAAGTGAAAAATTAAGCGAAAAGCTTGATGAGCTTGATCCTATTCCTTATAACTATTTCCTTGAAGTTTCTTCTCCTGGTGCAGAGCGTCCATTGAAGAAACAGAAGGACTATGAAAAAGCGGTTGGGAAAAATGTACATATTAAAACGTACGAGCCTATCGATGGTGAAAAAGTATTTGAAGGCGTGCTAACGAACTTTACGGGAGACACCGTAACAGTTGAAGTGAAGATTAAGACGAGAAAGAAAACGATTGAAATACCTTTTGAAAAGGTTGCAAGTGCTCGCCTAGCGGTGACTTTCTCATAA
- the nusA gene encoding transcription termination factor NusA has product MSSELLDALILLEKEKGISRDVIIEAIEAALISAYRRNFNQAQNVRIDLNLGVGTMRVFARKEVVDEVFDPRLEISLEEARRINPNYMIEDVVELEVTPKDFGRIAAQTAKQVVTQRVREAERGIIYSEFIDREEDIMTGIVQRLDSKFIYVSLGKIEAILPANEQMPNERYKPHDRIKVFITKVEKTTKGPQIFVSRTHPGLLKRLFEIEVPEIYDGTVEIKSVSREAGDRSKISVHSDNPEVDPVGACVGPKGARVQAIVNELKGEKIDIVKWSDDPFVFVANALSPSKVLDVIVNEDEKATTVVVPDYQLSLAIGKRGQNARLAAKLTGWKIDIKSETDAREAGIFPREEGILSFDDEEEDAHADTDLHLEYVEEQE; this is encoded by the coding sequence ATGAGCAGTGAATTATTAGATGCTCTTATTTTGCTTGAAAAGGAAAAAGGAATTTCACGAGATGTGATAATTGAGGCAATTGAAGCAGCGCTTATCTCTGCTTATCGTAGAAATTTCAATCAAGCGCAAAACGTTCGAATCGATTTAAATTTAGGTGTTGGAACGATGCGTGTTTTTGCTCGTAAAGAAGTCGTAGATGAAGTATTCGACCCAAGACTTGAAATTTCTTTAGAGGAAGCTAGACGAATCAATCCAAATTACATGATTGAAGATGTGGTAGAGCTTGAGGTAACACCTAAGGATTTTGGACGCATTGCTGCACAAACAGCAAAGCAAGTGGTTACGCAACGAGTTCGTGAAGCAGAAAGAGGAATTATTTACTCTGAATTTATCGACCGTGAAGAAGATATTATGACAGGTATTGTCCAACGTTTGGACTCCAAGTTTATCTATGTGAGCTTAGGGAAAATTGAAGCAATTTTACCAGCAAACGAACAAATGCCTAATGAGCGTTACAAGCCTCATGATCGTATTAAGGTGTTTATTACAAAAGTAGAAAAAACTACCAAAGGCCCACAAATTTTTGTTTCAAGAACACATCCAGGTCTTTTAAAGAGACTATTTGAGATTGAAGTTCCAGAAATCTATGATGGAACAGTTGAAATCAAATCAGTTTCTCGTGAAGCAGGTGACCGCTCAAAAATCTCTGTTCATTCTGATAATCCAGAAGTTGATCCAGTAGGAGCATGCGTGGGTCCAAAAGGTGCTCGTGTTCAAGCAATTGTCAACGAGTTAAAGGGAGAAAAAATCGATATTGTGAAATGGTCGGATGATCCTTTTGTATTTGTAGCAAATGCTCTCAGCCCATCTAAAGTTCTTGACGTAATCGTCAATGAAGATGAAAAGGCAACAACAGTAGTTGTTCCCGATTATCAACTGTCACTCGCAATTGGTAAAAGAGGCCAAAATGCGCGTTTAGCGGCTAAGTTGACCGGTTGGAAAATTGATATTAAATCAGAAACAGATGCAAGAGAAGCTGGTATTTTCCCTCGTGAAGAAGGAATTCTTTCGTTTGATGATGAAGAGGAAGATGCACACGCAGATACCGATTTACATTTAGAGTACGTAGAAGAGCAGGAGTAA
- the rnpM gene encoding RNase P modulator RnpM — protein sequence MNRNRKVPLRKCVATGEMRPKKELVRIVRSKEGEVSIDLTGKKSGRGAYLTKEKEAILLAKKKNILSNQLQVQVNDSVYEELLKLVEKEN from the coding sequence TTGAACAGAAATAGGAAGGTTCCATTAAGAAAATGTGTTGCTACCGGAGAAATGCGACCGAAGAAAGAACTTGTTCGCATCGTTCGCTCGAAGGAAGGCGAGGTCTCCATCGACTTAACCGGTAAAAAGTCGGGTCGAGGTGCCTACCTTACGAAAGAAAAAGAAGCTATTCTTTTAGCGAAGAAAAAGAATATATTATCGAATCAATTGCAAGTTCAAGTAAACGATTCTGTGTACGAAGAATTATTGAAGCTTGTTGAGAAGGAGAATTGA
- a CDS encoding YlxQ family RNA-binding protein, producing the protein MKQNQWMSLLGLANRARKVISGEELSIKEVRSNKAKLVLLSADASQNTQKKVTDKCKSYNIPCKIVENRFLLGQAIGKEARVVVAVLDEGFAKKLKTLLD; encoded by the coding sequence ATGAAGCAAAATCAGTGGATGTCATTGCTTGGCTTAGCCAATCGAGCGCGTAAAGTGATTTCTGGGGAGGAACTTTCTATTAAGGAAGTTCGTAGCAATAAAGCGAAGTTAGTTTTGCTTTCAGCAGATGCATCCCAAAACACACAGAAAAAAGTGACAGATAAATGCAAATCCTATAACATTCCTTGTAAAATAGTTGAGAACCGCTTTTTACTCGGTCAAGCGATCGGAAAAGAAGCCCGTGTAGTCGTGGCCGTTCTAGATGAAGGATTTGCCAAGAAGCTAAAGACGTTGCTCGATTAA
- the infB gene encoding translation initiation factor IF-2, protein MSKMRVYEYAKKHNVSSKELITKLKDMNIEVSNHMTMIEDDTVKKLDEQYAKGSKEEKKEAPEQTQAQQQKPVAAQVQSKAKASAFDEDDDRNVAPSKVKVKTAPKAVQGKKGTQENQSKETKAFNGKKGKNQQRGRVQHQSQPPQPPKKKELPAKITFTESLTVAELAKKLHREPSELIKKLFLLGVMATINQSLDKDAIELIAAEYGVEVEEEIKIDVTDLEVYFTEDNEAELVERPSVVTIMGHVDHGKTTLLDSIRNTKVTAGEAGGITQHIGAYQVEENGKKITFLDTPGHAAFTTMRARGAKITDITILVVAADDGVMPQTIEAINHAKAAEVPIIVAVNKMDKESANPDRVMQELTEYGLVPEAWGGDTIFVPLSALKGEGIDNLLEMILLVGEVEEYKANPNRKAIGTVIEAQLDKGRGSVATLLVQNGTLRIGDPIVVGTTFGRVRAMVNDLGRRVKEAGPSTPVEITGLNDVPHAGDRFVVFEDEKTARQVGEARSQLAIQASRSEKTRVSLDNLFEHMKQGEMKDINLIVKADVQGSVEALAAALQKIEVEGINVKIIHTGVGAINESDITLAAASNAIVIGFNVRPDNNAKRAAEAEEVDVRLHRIIYKVIEEIEAAMKGMLDPEFEEKITGQAEVRQTFKVSKVGTIAGSYVTDGKIARGSGIRVIRDGIVVFEGEIDALKRFKDDAKEVSQGYECGITIKNYNDVKEGDVIEAFVMQEVDRK, encoded by the coding sequence ATGAGTAAAATGCGAGTGTATGAATATGCAAAAAAACATAATGTTTCGAGTAAGGAACTCATTACAAAATTAAAAGATATGAATATCGAGGTTTCTAACCATATGACAATGATTGAAGATGATACTGTTAAAAAGCTAGATGAACAATATGCTAAGGGTAGTAAAGAAGAAAAGAAGGAAGCTCCAGAGCAGACTCAAGCACAACAACAAAAGCCTGTTGCAGCTCAAGTACAATCAAAAGCAAAGGCTAGTGCTTTTGATGAGGACGACGACCGTAATGTGGCTCCTTCGAAAGTAAAAGTAAAAACAGCTCCAAAGGCAGTTCAAGGGAAAAAAGGTACCCAAGAAAACCAATCAAAAGAAACAAAAGCTTTTAATGGTAAAAAGGGTAAAAACCAACAAAGAGGTCGTGTACAACACCAGTCACAGCCACCACAGCCTCCAAAAAAGAAAGAATTACCTGCAAAAATCACCTTTACAGAATCACTTACAGTGGCTGAATTAGCTAAAAAGCTTCACCGTGAACCATCTGAACTCATTAAGAAATTGTTCTTACTAGGTGTAATGGCTACCATTAACCAATCACTTGATAAGGATGCAATTGAACTAATTGCAGCTGAATATGGTGTGGAAGTGGAAGAAGAAATCAAGATTGATGTTACTGATCTTGAAGTATACTTCACAGAAGATAACGAAGCGGAGTTAGTGGAAAGACCTTCTGTTGTAACCATTATGGGTCACGTTGACCACGGAAAAACAACTTTGCTTGATTCAATCCGTAACACAAAGGTTACTGCTGGAGAAGCAGGCGGTATCACTCAGCATATCGGTGCTTACCAAGTAGAAGAAAATGGTAAGAAAATTACATTCCTTGATACACCAGGTCACGCTGCTTTCACAACGATGCGTGCGCGTGGGGCAAAAATTACGGATATTACGATTTTAGTAGTTGCAGCAGATGACGGGGTTATGCCACAAACGATTGAAGCGATTAATCACGCAAAAGCCGCTGAGGTTCCGATTATTGTTGCTGTGAACAAAATGGATAAAGAAAGTGCAAACCCTGATCGTGTTATGCAGGAGTTAACAGAATATGGTTTAGTTCCTGAAGCATGGGGTGGAGACACAATTTTCGTTCCACTATCAGCCTTAAAAGGAGAAGGAATCGACAATTTATTAGAAATGATCCTTCTTGTTGGAGAAGTAGAGGAATATAAAGCGAATCCAAATCGTAAGGCAATCGGTACAGTTATTGAAGCTCAGCTAGATAAAGGTAGAGGTTCGGTTGCTACACTTCTAGTTCAAAACGGTACATTACGAATTGGAGATCCAATCGTTGTAGGTACAACTTTTGGACGTGTTCGTGCAATGGTTAATGACCTTGGTCGTCGTGTGAAAGAAGCTGGTCCATCTACTCCTGTGGAAATTACAGGTTTAAATGATGTTCCGCATGCAGGAGATCGCTTTGTAGTGTTTGAAGATGAAAAGACAGCTCGTCAAGTGGGTGAAGCACGTTCACAGCTTGCTATCCAAGCATCTCGTTCTGAAAAGACACGTGTAAGTCTTGATAACTTATTTGAACATATGAAGCAAGGCGAAATGAAGGATATTAACCTTATTGTGAAAGCTGACGTTCAAGGTTCGGTTGAAGCACTTGCTGCTGCACTTCAAAAGATTGAAGTTGAGGGTATAAATGTAAAAATCATCCACACTGGTGTTGGTGCGATCAATGAATCAGATATTACTTTAGCAGCGGCATCAAATGCGATTGTTATTGGATTTAACGTTCGTCCAGATAATAATGCAAAGCGCGCGGCAGAAGCGGAAGAAGTAGATGTTCGCTTGCACCGTATCATTTATAAAGTAATTGAAGAAATTGAAGCAGCGATGAAAGGGATGCTTGATCCTGAATTCGAAGAGAAGATCACCGGGCAAGCTGAAGTTCGTCAAACATTCAAAGTATCGAAGGTTGGTACGATTGCAGGATCTTATGTTACGGATGGAAAAATCGCTCGTGGCAGTGGAATCCGTGTCATTCGTGATGGAATCGTGGTATTTGAAGGTGAAATCGACGCCCTTAAGCGTTTCAAGGATGATGCTAAGGAAGTATCTCAAGGGTATGAGTGCGGAATTACCATCAAAAACTACAACGATGTAAAAGAAGGGGACGTAATCGAAGCCTTCGTTATGCAAGAAGTGGACCGTAAATGA
- a CDS encoding DUF503 domain-containing protein: MIIGLAACECLIYDAHSLKDKRAVLQRIITRLRQRYNLSVAEVDYQDTWQRTKIAIVSVASSKVAVERELQHSLKLIDSFPEIERTITDLEWI; this comes from the coding sequence ATGATCATTGGCTTAGCCGCCTGTGAATGCCTCATTTATGATGCCCATTCTTTAAAAGACAAAAGAGCTGTCCTTCAACGGATTATCACAAGGCTCAGACAACGATACAATTTGTCTGTTGCAGAGGTTGATTATCAAGATACATGGCAACGTACCAAAATCGCTATTGTGTCAGTTGCATCCTCAAAAGTAGCCGTTGAAAGAGAACTGCAGCATTCATTAAAGTTAATTGATTCATTTCCAGAAATCGAACGCACAATAACGGACTTGGAATGGATATAA
- the rbfA gene encoding 30S ribosome-binding factor RbfA: MSLRSNRVGEQMKKELGEIIGRKIKDPRIGFVTVTDVQVTGDLQQAKVFISVLGDDLQRENTLKGLAKAKGFIRSEIGQRIRLRKTPEITFEFDESIDYGNRIENLLYQIKEETKEEQTERED, translated from the coding sequence ATGAGCCTTAGATCTAATCGAGTTGGAGAACAGATGAAGAAAGAACTTGGGGAAATTATTGGACGAAAAATAAAGGACCCACGTATCGGCTTTGTGACTGTTACAGATGTACAAGTAACAGGTGATCTTCAACAAGCAAAGGTGTTTATTTCTGTGTTAGGTGATGACCTTCAAAGAGAGAATACACTGAAGGGTTTAGCTAAAGCAAAAGGATTTATTCGTTCGGAAATTGGGCAGAGAATTCGTCTTAGAAAGACTCCTGAAATTACATTTGAATTCGATGAATCGATTGACTATGGAAATCGAATCGAAAATCTTCTGTATCAAATTAAGGAAGAGACGAAGGAAGAACAGACCGAACGAGAAGATTGA
- the truB gene encoding tRNA pseudouridine(55) synthase TruB produces the protein MEGILPLFKPKGMTSHDCVFKLRKILRMKRIGHTGTLDPEVDGVLPICLGRATKVAEYITDAGKVYEGEVTIGFATTTEDATGEVIERKDIETLITREQVKAVLSELTGEISQTPPMYSAVKVNGKRLYEYARKGIEVERPTRQVTIYSIELLDDREVFEGETISFKFRVACSKGTYIRTLAVMIGERLGYPAHMSDLRRTESASFSLDDCKTLSEVEEMVNNGTILNALYPIERALIHLPKYQISDKLVEKVKNGAVLETPEILQDIKQPVVLETMDHKALAIYMHHPHKPNLMKPTKVLHIEN, from the coding sequence ATGGAAGGGATTTTGCCATTATTTAAGCCTAAAGGAATGACATCTCACGATTGTGTCTTTAAGCTTAGAAAAATACTGCGAATGAAGCGGATCGGACATACAGGTACGCTTGATCCTGAAGTAGATGGAGTGTTACCGATTTGCCTTGGACGAGCAACCAAGGTGGCTGAATACATAACAGATGCAGGAAAAGTATACGAGGGTGAAGTAACAATTGGCTTTGCTACAACAACCGAGGATGCGACGGGTGAGGTGATTGAAAGGAAAGACATTGAAACACTGATTACTCGCGAGCAAGTGAAAGCTGTGTTATCGGAACTAACAGGTGAGATTTCTCAGACTCCACCTATGTACTCAGCAGTCAAGGTGAATGGAAAACGTTTGTATGAGTATGCAAGAAAAGGCATTGAAGTGGAACGCCCTACGAGACAAGTGACGATCTATTCGATTGAGCTTTTAGATGACCGTGAAGTGTTTGAAGGAGAAACCATTTCCTTTAAATTTCGTGTTGCTTGTAGCAAGGGAACATATATTAGGACATTAGCTGTTATGATTGGAGAACGATTAGGTTACCCTGCTCATATGTCTGACTTAAGACGCACCGAGTCAGCGTCATTTTCTCTTGATGACTGTAAGACGCTATCGGAAGTAGAGGAAATGGTAAATAACGGAACGATATTAAACGCTTTATATCCTATTGAAAGAGCACTTATTCATTTGCCGAAATATCAAATAAGTGATAAATTAGTTGAGAAAGTGAAAAATGGTGCAGTTCTTGAAACTCCTGAAATACTTCAAGATATTAAACAACCCGTCGTTCTTGAAACGATGGATCATAAAGCGCTGGCTATATACATGCACCATCCTCATAAGCCTAATCTAATGAAGCCAACAAAGGTACTACATATAGAGAATTAG